A DNA window from Calliphora vicina chromosome 1, idCalVici1.1, whole genome shotgun sequence contains the following coding sequences:
- the Spn100A gene encoding uncharacterized protein Spn100A, which produces MLAILAEATQGDTYDEFYNVLGYPKERAALRDSFKTILSKYQTKILGAEPSFQTWLYIYRNFTAREDFKQLVQDNYYVDVKDISHDEYDGFEPDAFLDLDGTTNNSKDVIGFETLKRLKVDDDDDDDDESTHGLGFTTVGSYTDNYGEEIIEKETSKFDRFVDDKQYVEKPQIIEEIQKAQQQEESQTENDLKATTTAQLNEEETKQPAIDLAEKLENLDEKPVADASSNDDDNDDIGVLDSKDQTKREDDLNLEENETVQENEKVLKNYKDTEEADDAVAVAKLLIPIQEVLESNEPEKVTLPLQKLETVLDEASKGSPAEIMMALETHVSSARSAFGGRSLFRRDDITSALSANSITGRDIGSKTKMLLFNGLYFRGNWATEFREQREIDEFFFMTSEDAMKAPMMHARGKFYMAEMENLNAKIICLPYENQKYSLMIILPNELEGLHSVIAKLEPSDLKMAKNLMKEQDLHIVLPKFQVEETSRSESMLKSLGLTKLFSRNEADLSLLSEDRDLHVDEIVQFVNVKVDEGGSSNIALSASNTQARDNESFEKIEITHPFAYFVMDCEKDFVLVSGKVHAPEVQDELPVGIEVEFEKA; this is translated from the exons ATGCTGGCAATTTTAGCTGAAGCAACACAAGGTGATACCTACGATGAATTCTACAATGTGTTGGGCTACCCCAAAGAACGTGCCGCACTGAGAGACtcgtttaaaacaattttatccaAATATCAAACTAAAATATTGGGTGCAGAGCCTTCCTTCCAAACTTGGTTGTACATCTATCGCAATTTTACAGCCAGAGAAGATTTTAAGCAACTTGTTCAAGACAATTATTATGTAGATGTTAAGGATATAAGTCATGATGAATATGATGGCTTTGAGCCTGATGCATTCTTAGATTTGGATGGCACCACCAACAATAGCAAAGATGTTATTGGGTTTGAGACATTGAAGCGTTTAaaagttgatgatgatgatgatgacgatgatgagaGCACTCATGGTCTTGGCTTTACTACAGTGGGTTCGTATACCGACAATTATGGTGAAGAGATAATAGAAAAAGAGACTTCTAAATTTGATCGTTTTGTGGATGATAAACAGTATGTGGAAAAACCACAAATAATTGAAGAGATTCAAAAAGCCCAACAACAAGAAGAGTCACAAACAGAAAATGATCTTAAGGCCACAACAACAGCACAACTAAATGAAGAAGAAACTAAACAGCCTGCAATTGATTTGGCTGAAAAACTAGAAAATCTTGATGAAAAACCTGTTGCTGATGCCAGCAgcaatgatgatgataatgatgatattGGTGTTCTTGATTCTAAGGATCAAACCAAACGTGAAGATGATTTGAACTTAGAAGAAAATGAAACTGTACAAGAAAatgaaaaagtattgaaaaactACAAAGACACTGAAGAAGCTGATGATGCTGTAGCGGTGGCCAAGTTATTAATACCCATACAAGAAGTCTTAGAGTCCAATGAACCTGAGAAGGTAACATTGCCCTTGCAAAAACTGGAAACTGTTTTAGATGAAGCCTCTAAAGGTTCACCAGCTGAAATAATGATGGCTTTAGAAACGCATGTTAGTTCAGCAAGAAGT GCTTTTGGTGGCCGCAGTCTCTTCCGCAGGGATGATATCACTTCTGCATTGAGTGCTAATTCTATTACAGGCCGTGATATTGGctccaaaacaaaaatgttacttTTCAATGGCCTTTACTTTAGAGGCAATTGGGCTACTGAATTCAGAGAACAACGTGAGATCGATGAATTTTTCTTTATGACCTCTGAAGATGCCATGAAAGCTCCCATGATGCATGCTCGCGGTAAATTTTATATGGCTGAGATGGAGAATTTAAATGCTAAAATTATATGTTTGCCATATGag AACCAGAAATACAGCCTGATGATCATATTACCCAACGAACTAGAGGGTCTGCACTCGGTCATTGCTAAACTGGAACCCAGTGATTTGAAGATGGCCAAAAATCTAATGAAAGAACAAGATCTACACATTGTTTTACCCAAATTCCAAGTTGAAGAAACTTCCCGATCCGAATCTATGCTAAAGAGTTTGGGTTTAACCAAACTTTTCTCACGCAATGAAGCCGACTTAAGTCTACTCTCTGAAGATCGCGATTTGCATGTTGATGAAATTGTACAATTTGTTAATGTCAAAGTCGATGAGGGAGGCAGCTCAAATATTGCACTTTCTGCTTCTAATACCCAGGCTAGAGACAATGAATCATTCGAGAAAATAGAAATTACTCATCCATTTGCGTACTTTGTAATGGACTGTGAAAAAGATTTCGTTTTGGTATCGGGTAAAGTGCATGCACCCGAAGTCCAGGATGAATTGCCCGTGGGCATTGAAGTGGAATTTGAAAAGGCGtaa
- the LOC135951655 gene encoding cAMP-dependent protein kinase catalytic subunit 2 — protein sequence MKPQQHSSGDERKKNRKTSFEKQRSKLSARSTSVIETPRRIPPAKYFSPSIDYDDLLLKFREEFNRLWDNPKPSPDNGLEDYDELATLGAGSFGRVVLIKQRNAGNYYAVKILIKDQIVKTKQITHVHNEKRVLAAINFPFLINLEFSAKDYDYLYLGLPFINGGELFTYHRKIRKFNEKQARFYAAQVFMGLEYLHNLHLLYRDLKPENILLDKYGYIKITDFGFAKRVETRTLTLCGTPEYLAPEIIQSKPYGTSVDWWSFGILVYEFVAGSSPFAPHNRDVMVMYTKICEGTYKMPSYFSAPLKDLIDHLLQVDLSKRYGNLINGIKDIKEHAWFKNVDWYSLLNQEIPPPYIPRISNVEDLSNFDKYPEPKPAHKSKVNRHADLFASF from the exons ATGAAACC CCAACAACATTCTAGTGGTGATGAGAGAAAGAAAAATCGCAAAACCTCATTTGAGAAACAACGCAGCAAATTATCGGCACGATCAACCAGTGTAATTGAAA CTCCACGTCGTATACCGCCAGCAAAATACTTTAGTCCCAGCATAGATTATGATGATTTATTGTTAAAGTTTCGAGAAGAATTTAATAGATTGTGGGATAATCCCAAGCCCTCGCCCGATAATGGTCTGGAGGACTATGATGAGTTGGCCACTCTGGGAGCAGGCTCTTTTGGACGGGTG GTTCTTATTAAACAACGCAATGCCGGCAATTATTATGCAGTCAAAATTCTGATAAAAGATCAAATTGTTAAAACGAAACAGATTACGCATGTCCATAATGAGAAGCGTGTATTGGCGGCCATTAATTTTCCATTTCTGattaatttggaattttctgCCAAGGACTATGATTATTTGTATTTGGGTTTGCCATTCATAAACGGTGGTGAATTGTTTACTTATCATCGCaa AATTCGCAAGTTCAACGAAAAACAAGCAAGATTTTATGCCGCTCAAGTCTTTATGGGTTTGGAATATTTGCACAATTTGCATTTGCTGTATCGCGATTTGAAACCGGAAAATATTTTACTTGATAAATATGGTTATATTAAAATTACGGATTTTGGATTTGCCAAA AGAGTTGAGACTCGTACTCTTACCTTGTGTGGCACACCCGAATATTTGGCCCCCGAAATCATACAATCCAAACCGTATGGCACTAGCGTGGATTGGTGGTCATTTGGTATTTTAGTTTATGAATTTGTGGCGGGAAGTTCACCATTTGCACCACACAATCGTGATGTTATGGTGATGTATACTAAGATATGTGAAGGTACCTATAAAATGCCCAGCTATTTTAGTGCGCCTCTAAAGGATTTAATAGATCATTTGCTGCAAGTGGATTTATCGAAAAG ATATGGCAACTTAATAAATGGCATTAAGGATATAAAAGAGCATGCCTGGTTTAAAAATGTCGATTGGTATTCTCTTTTAAATCAAGAAATACCTCCTCCTTATATACCGCGCATTTCCAATGTTGAAGATTTATCAAATTTTGATAAGTATCCTGAACCAAAACCTGCTCACAAATCGAAAGTTAATCGTCATGCCGATTTATTTGCCAGTTTTTAA